From the genome of Vigna radiata var. radiata cultivar VC1973A unplaced genomic scaffold, Vradiata_ver6 scaffold_364, whole genome shotgun sequence, one region includes:
- the LOC106779556 gene encoding receptor-like protein 12 isoform X1 yields MELCGKKAWLVLMGAMVVLGHLLGTDGCFEEERNALLDFKASYGNESYVLASWLNDPKSNCCSWERVTCSSSSGHIIHLSLGNLHTKESGMEILGFPYGEMGPYISLRRPFCFQSMRSLNWSLFLPLRELRSLGLSNLCFLGFVPNQDDGKLTLKKLETLDLSFNSLNESIMELVGTLPSIKNLNLSGNSIRGRFMKELSRLPNLEVLDLSMNLIGNDTFLASQDYQSKSRLKKLGKLDLSFNYLNESIMEVVGALPSIKNLAMAGNFIGGPFPTKVFFIQELTLLPNLETLDLSGNRLVSHIPNQDAHSVEFYVFKKLKALNLADNNFDKGIFKSLVAFPTLRSLDLGFNPIKRDLDDKVLSDLSKLEVLYLANAGINGILPNQGLCKMKLLQELDLSLNNLRGTLDACLDNLTSFRYLDVSFNYLSGNVTPFLAQLTSIKFLGIGFNNFEDIFSFNSFANHSNLKYLFIGNMKVETENPPWVASFQLEELRMSGCEINLPAEIPTFLSNQTSLIFLDLSRNNLVGNFPSWLLMNNPNLEALYLFDNSFTGPFELPFDKKHRMDQMIALSIRNNKLQGELPNNVGFFFPRLEFLDASNNKFDGPIPASIGEMSSLVELILDNNNFSGNVPEYILHRCFSLDMLTISNNQLNGTLLSTIRKRKLTFLAASRNNIEGAITDEWCQHEFLMLDISYNKFSGALPSCFKTPAYLLLQGNNFTGTIPELFMSNHYGAVAIDFSDNKFTGTIPDSVYKLWPLRFLLLAGNHLQGQISSQICQLKHINILDLSQNNFSGSIPACFSNMSFGNVTVPFYATDREKPFSPVPLVVMQLITKNLHLSFGSDRSQLLSELDLSCNQLTGEIPHQLGDLNGLRSLNLSHNHLNGLIPDSFQKLQNIESLDISNNNLSGQIPLQLQDLHSLAVFNVSYNNLSGRALEKGQFCTFDGSSYKGNPYLTWDTCKSESSKPPLQPTLLPDEVEEENSEIDFNVFCWSFATSYVMVIVALVTLLWFNPHCWRIWFYFVEVCLPKRI; encoded by the exons ATGGAGTTGTGTGGGAAGAAAGCGTGGTTGGTGTTGATGGGAGCAATGGTAGTTTTGGGTCATCTGTTAGGCACAGATGGTTGTTTCGAAGAAGAGAGGAATGCACTGTTAGATTTCAAAGCTAGTTATGGCAATGAGTCATATGTGCTAGCTTCGTGGTTGAATGACCCAAAGAGCAATTGTTGCTCCTGGGAAAGAGTGACGTGCAGTTCATCTTCTGGCCACATCATTCATCTCTCACTTGGAAATCTTCATACAAAGGAAAGTGGAATGGAAATATTGGGATTTCCATATGGTGAAATGGGACCATATATTTCCTTAAGGAGACCATTTTGTTTCCAGTCCATGCGTAGCCTAAACTGGTCATTGTTCCTTCCCTTGAGGGAATTGAGAAGCCTTGGCTTGTCCAATCTTTGTTTTCTGGGATTCGTTCCTAATCAAG ATGATGGCAAGTTAACGTTAAAGAAGTTAGAGACATTAGATCTGAGTTTCAATTCTCTCAACGAGAGCATAATGGAACTTGTGGGTACTCTTCCATCTATCAAGAATTTGAATCTTTCTGGTAATTCTATTCGTGGACGCTTTATGAAAG aATTATCACGTTTACCAAACTTGGAAGTGTTGGATTTGAGCATGAATCTTATTGGCAATGACACCTTTCTTGCATCTCAAG ATTATCAAAGCAAGTCAAGATTGAAAAAGTTGGGGAAATTAGATTTGAGTTTCAATTATCTGAATGAAAGTATAATGGAAGTGGTGGGTGCTCTCCCGTCCATAAAGAATTTAGCAATGGCTGGTAATTTTATAGGTGGCCCCTTTCCGACGAAAG ttttcttcatTCAAGAATTGACACTTTTACCAAACTTGGAAACGTTGGATTTGAGTGGGAATCGTCTTGTAAGCCACATTCCAAACCAAG ATGCCCATAGCGTTGAGTTCTATGTATTCAAGAAGTTGAAGGCACTGAACTTAGCTGACAATAATTTTGACAAGGGAATATTCAAGTCCTTAGTTGCTTTCCCCACTCTCAGATCTTTGGACCTAGGTTTTAATCCAATCAAAAGGGATCTTGATGACAAAG TTTTGTCTGATCTAAGCAAACTGGAAGTTCTTTACCTAGCTAACGCAGGTATCAATGGAATTTTACCGAATCAAG gtTTATGTAAAATGAAGCTACTTCAGGAACTGGATCTGTCATTGAATAATCTGAGAGGAACTTTGGATGCATGCCTTGACAACTTGACATCATTTCGTTATCTTGATGTCTCCTTCAACTATTTAAGTGGGAATGTGACACCCTTCCTTGCACAACTAACATCTATCAAATTTCTTGGCATTGGATTCAATAACTTTGAGGATATATTCTCATTCAACTCTTTTGCCAACCATTCAAACCTTAAGTATTTGTTTATTGGGAATATGAAAGTGGAAACCGAAAATCCGCCTTGGGTTGCATCATTCCAGTTGGAAGAACTCCGAATGAGCGGTTGTGAGATAAACTTACCAGCAGAAATTCCAACTTTCCTTTCAAATCAAACTAGCTTGATATTTCTTGATTTATCAAGAAATAACCTTGTTGGCAATTTTCCTAGCTGGTTGCTCATGAACAACCCAAATTTAGAAGCACTCTACCTATTTGATAATTCTTTCACTGGACCTTTTGAACTACCCTTTGATAAAAAACATCGGATGGATCAAATGATAGCGTTGTCCATAAGAAACAACAAATTGCAAGGCGAGCTCCCTAACAACGTTGGATTCTTCTTCCCACGTTTGGAGTTTTTGGATGCCTCAAACAATAAGTTTGATGGTCCTATTCCGGCTTCAATTGGAGAGATGTCAAGCTTAGTGGAATTGATACTAGATAACAATAACTTTTCTGGCAATGTACCTGAGTACATTCTTCACAGATGCTTCTCATTAGACATGTTGACGATTAGCAATAACCAGCTCAATGGAACACTATTGAGTACCATCAGAAAGCGTAAGCTTACTTTCTTAGCTGCGTCAAGGAACAACATTGAAGGAGCAATAACAGATGAATGGTGCCAACATGAGTTTTTAATGTTAGACATATCTTACAATAAGTTCTCTGGTGCACTGCCCTCCTGCTTCAAAACGCCAGCATACTTACTCCTACAGGGAAATAATTTTACAGGCACGATACCTGAATTATTCATGAGCAACCACTATGGAGCAGTAGCCATTGATTTTAGTGACAACAAGTTTACTGGAACAATACCTGATAGTGTATACAAGCTTTGGCCTTTAAGATTTCTTTTATTGGCTGGTAATCACTTGCAAGGCCAAATTTCCAGTCAAATATGCCAATTAAAACATATCAATATCTTAGACCTTTCGCAAAATAATTTCAGTGGGTCCATACCTGCTTGCTTCAGTAATATGTCGTTCGGAAATGTTACCGTTCCCTTTTATGCTACTGATAGGGAAAAACCATTTAGCCCCGTACCTCTTGTGGTAATGCAActcataacaaaaaatttacatcTTTCCTTCGGCAGTGATAGATCTCAGTTACTGTCCGAACTAGATTTGTCATGTAATCAATTGACAGGAGAGATTCCACACCAATTAGGAGATCTAAATGGCCTTCGTTCTCTCAACTTATCTCACAACCATCTAAATGGTCTGATCCCAGACAGCTTCCAGAAGCTACAAAACATAGAGAGTTTAGATATTTCAAATAACAACCTGAGTGGACAAATCCCTCTTCAGTTACAGGACTTGCATTCTTTGGCTGTCTTCAATGTTTCCTACAACAATTTGTCAGGAAGAGCACTTGAAAAGGGACAGTTTTGTACCTTCGATGGGAGTAGCTACAAAGGAAATCCGTATCTTACGTGGGATACCTGTAAAAGTGAAAGTTCAAAACCACCACTACAACCAACTCTGTTGCCTGatgaagtagaagaagaaaactCTGAAATTGATTTCAATGTCTTCTGTTGGAGTTTTGCTACATCTTATGTCATGGTAATCGTAGCGTTGGTGACACTCCTTTGGTTCAATCCTCACTGTTGGAGAATCTGGTTTTATTTCGTCGAGGTGTGTCTTCCTAAAAGGATTTGA
- the LOC106779556 gene encoding probable LRR receptor-like serine/threonine-protein kinase At4g36180 isoform X2 has translation MELCGKKAWLVLMGAMVVLGHLLGTDGCFEEERNALLDFKASYGNESYVLASWLNDPKSNCCSWERVTCSSSSGHIIHLSLGNLHTKESGMEILGFPYGEMGPYISLRRPFCFQSMRSLNWSLFLPLRELRSLGLSNLCFLGFVPNQDDGKLTLKKLETLDLSFNSLNESIMELVGTLPSIKNLNLSGNSIRGRFMKELSRLPNLEVLDLSMNLIGNDTFLASQDYQSKSRLKKLGKLDLSFNYLNESIMEVVGALPSIKNLAMAGNFIGGPFPTKELTLLPNLETLDLSGNRLVSHIPNQDAHSVEFYVFKKLKALNLADNNFDKGIFKSLVAFPTLRSLDLGFNPIKRDLDDKVLSDLSKLEVLYLANAGINGILPNQGLCKMKLLQELDLSLNNLRGTLDACLDNLTSFRYLDVSFNYLSGNVTPFLAQLTSIKFLGIGFNNFEDIFSFNSFANHSNLKYLFIGNMKVETENPPWVASFQLEELRMSGCEINLPAEIPTFLSNQTSLIFLDLSRNNLVGNFPSWLLMNNPNLEALYLFDNSFTGPFELPFDKKHRMDQMIALSIRNNKLQGELPNNVGFFFPRLEFLDASNNKFDGPIPASIGEMSSLVELILDNNNFSGNVPEYILHRCFSLDMLTISNNQLNGTLLSTIRKRKLTFLAASRNNIEGAITDEWCQHEFLMLDISYNKFSGALPSCFKTPAYLLLQGNNFTGTIPELFMSNHYGAVAIDFSDNKFTGTIPDSVYKLWPLRFLLLAGNHLQGQISSQICQLKHINILDLSQNNFSGSIPACFSNMSFGNVTVPFYATDREKPFSPVPLVVMQLITKNLHLSFGSDRSQLLSELDLSCNQLTGEIPHQLGDLNGLRSLNLSHNHLNGLIPDSFQKLQNIESLDISNNNLSGQIPLQLQDLHSLAVFNVSYNNLSGRALEKGQFCTFDGSSYKGNPYLTWDTCKSESSKPPLQPTLLPDEVEEENSEIDFNVFCWSFATSYVMVIVALVTLLWFNPHCWRIWFYFVEVCLPKRI, from the exons ATGGAGTTGTGTGGGAAGAAAGCGTGGTTGGTGTTGATGGGAGCAATGGTAGTTTTGGGTCATCTGTTAGGCACAGATGGTTGTTTCGAAGAAGAGAGGAATGCACTGTTAGATTTCAAAGCTAGTTATGGCAATGAGTCATATGTGCTAGCTTCGTGGTTGAATGACCCAAAGAGCAATTGTTGCTCCTGGGAAAGAGTGACGTGCAGTTCATCTTCTGGCCACATCATTCATCTCTCACTTGGAAATCTTCATACAAAGGAAAGTGGAATGGAAATATTGGGATTTCCATATGGTGAAATGGGACCATATATTTCCTTAAGGAGACCATTTTGTTTCCAGTCCATGCGTAGCCTAAACTGGTCATTGTTCCTTCCCTTGAGGGAATTGAGAAGCCTTGGCTTGTCCAATCTTTGTTTTCTGGGATTCGTTCCTAATCAAG ATGATGGCAAGTTAACGTTAAAGAAGTTAGAGACATTAGATCTGAGTTTCAATTCTCTCAACGAGAGCATAATGGAACTTGTGGGTACTCTTCCATCTATCAAGAATTTGAATCTTTCTGGTAATTCTATTCGTGGACGCTTTATGAAAG aATTATCACGTTTACCAAACTTGGAAGTGTTGGATTTGAGCATGAATCTTATTGGCAATGACACCTTTCTTGCATCTCAAG ATTATCAAAGCAAGTCAAGATTGAAAAAGTTGGGGAAATTAGATTTGAGTTTCAATTATCTGAATGAAAGTATAATGGAAGTGGTGGGTGCTCTCCCGTCCATAAAGAATTTAGCAATGGCTGGTAATTTTATAGGTGGCCCCTTTCCGACGAAAG AATTGACACTTTTACCAAACTTGGAAACGTTGGATTTGAGTGGGAATCGTCTTGTAAGCCACATTCCAAACCAAG ATGCCCATAGCGTTGAGTTCTATGTATTCAAGAAGTTGAAGGCACTGAACTTAGCTGACAATAATTTTGACAAGGGAATATTCAAGTCCTTAGTTGCTTTCCCCACTCTCAGATCTTTGGACCTAGGTTTTAATCCAATCAAAAGGGATCTTGATGACAAAG TTTTGTCTGATCTAAGCAAACTGGAAGTTCTTTACCTAGCTAACGCAGGTATCAATGGAATTTTACCGAATCAAG gtTTATGTAAAATGAAGCTACTTCAGGAACTGGATCTGTCATTGAATAATCTGAGAGGAACTTTGGATGCATGCCTTGACAACTTGACATCATTTCGTTATCTTGATGTCTCCTTCAACTATTTAAGTGGGAATGTGACACCCTTCCTTGCACAACTAACATCTATCAAATTTCTTGGCATTGGATTCAATAACTTTGAGGATATATTCTCATTCAACTCTTTTGCCAACCATTCAAACCTTAAGTATTTGTTTATTGGGAATATGAAAGTGGAAACCGAAAATCCGCCTTGGGTTGCATCATTCCAGTTGGAAGAACTCCGAATGAGCGGTTGTGAGATAAACTTACCAGCAGAAATTCCAACTTTCCTTTCAAATCAAACTAGCTTGATATTTCTTGATTTATCAAGAAATAACCTTGTTGGCAATTTTCCTAGCTGGTTGCTCATGAACAACCCAAATTTAGAAGCACTCTACCTATTTGATAATTCTTTCACTGGACCTTTTGAACTACCCTTTGATAAAAAACATCGGATGGATCAAATGATAGCGTTGTCCATAAGAAACAACAAATTGCAAGGCGAGCTCCCTAACAACGTTGGATTCTTCTTCCCACGTTTGGAGTTTTTGGATGCCTCAAACAATAAGTTTGATGGTCCTATTCCGGCTTCAATTGGAGAGATGTCAAGCTTAGTGGAATTGATACTAGATAACAATAACTTTTCTGGCAATGTACCTGAGTACATTCTTCACAGATGCTTCTCATTAGACATGTTGACGATTAGCAATAACCAGCTCAATGGAACACTATTGAGTACCATCAGAAAGCGTAAGCTTACTTTCTTAGCTGCGTCAAGGAACAACATTGAAGGAGCAATAACAGATGAATGGTGCCAACATGAGTTTTTAATGTTAGACATATCTTACAATAAGTTCTCTGGTGCACTGCCCTCCTGCTTCAAAACGCCAGCATACTTACTCCTACAGGGAAATAATTTTACAGGCACGATACCTGAATTATTCATGAGCAACCACTATGGAGCAGTAGCCATTGATTTTAGTGACAACAAGTTTACTGGAACAATACCTGATAGTGTATACAAGCTTTGGCCTTTAAGATTTCTTTTATTGGCTGGTAATCACTTGCAAGGCCAAATTTCCAGTCAAATATGCCAATTAAAACATATCAATATCTTAGACCTTTCGCAAAATAATTTCAGTGGGTCCATACCTGCTTGCTTCAGTAATATGTCGTTCGGAAATGTTACCGTTCCCTTTTATGCTACTGATAGGGAAAAACCATTTAGCCCCGTACCTCTTGTGGTAATGCAActcataacaaaaaatttacatcTTTCCTTCGGCAGTGATAGATCTCAGTTACTGTCCGAACTAGATTTGTCATGTAATCAATTGACAGGAGAGATTCCACACCAATTAGGAGATCTAAATGGCCTTCGTTCTCTCAACTTATCTCACAACCATCTAAATGGTCTGATCCCAGACAGCTTCCAGAAGCTACAAAACATAGAGAGTTTAGATATTTCAAATAACAACCTGAGTGGACAAATCCCTCTTCAGTTACAGGACTTGCATTCTTTGGCTGTCTTCAATGTTTCCTACAACAATTTGTCAGGAAGAGCACTTGAAAAGGGACAGTTTTGTACCTTCGATGGGAGTAGCTACAAAGGAAATCCGTATCTTACGTGGGATACCTGTAAAAGTGAAAGTTCAAAACCACCACTACAACCAACTCTGTTGCCTGatgaagtagaagaagaaaactCTGAAATTGATTTCAATGTCTTCTGTTGGAGTTTTGCTACATCTTATGTCATGGTAATCGTAGCGTTGGTGACACTCCTTTGGTTCAATCCTCACTGTTGGAGAATCTGGTTTTATTTCGTCGAGGTGTGTCTTCCTAAAAGGATTTGA